The Anastrepha ludens isolate Willacy chromosome 2, idAnaLude1.1, whole genome shotgun sequence genome contains a region encoding:
- the LOC128861205 gene encoding uncharacterized protein LOC128861205 — protein MILCTDNLYFLCFNITATNTLSNNKCQFAQGELISSSNDTTLYRYALPKIVTKNFRSIREEEESDKSHRLLPECSRSTHKTVNFSKPRQLVYNYDIICITETWLQPAIHDGEVLDPTYNIYRRDRNQATSGCQRGGGVLIATKRHIQVESIQIKENNIEELFIKIKINNDNLILGCVYIPPHTTYEAYHTHLSAISFLSDSFQNASLLVLGDFNMASSSPRNECTRLLYDSYSTSGCKQCNRVFNEQGNLLDLCFSNTGTIPYGTVALVPEDKYHPALAFQLNFQPSLTPVGIPNYAFKKADYASLNVFFMRTNWTDLYQQKSVDEKLRWLYNIIQEGVTQFVPVYFSKPSRFPPWFSRELTEKIILKKAAHTQVEGSLKDDTKAFWNYIKDKKRGNSDIPASMVWDNQSASSGVEISNLFAQFFKSIYAPVSDDSVTLAHSHPYTQSVNLNDFEVTFDNVFKQLNSVDPSKGAGLDGLPNAFLKNCANGLCETLTHIFQSSLQCGVFPTDWKLSYISPIHKEGPKKTVTNYRPICIQSALAKLFEKLILPKLSAAFDPIITTRQHSFISSVQRQLTFSPTPTIY, from the exons ATGATATTATGTACGGATAATCTTTATTTCTTGTGTTTCAATATAACTGCTACAAATACTTTGAGTAACAAT AAATGCCAATTCGCTCAAGGCGAATTAATTAGCTCTTCTAATGATACTACCTTGTATAGATATGCCTTGCCGAAAATAGTaacaaagaattttcgttcgATCAGAGAGGAGGAGGAAAGTGACAAATCTCACCGTCTACTACCAGAATGTTCGCGGTCTACGCACAAAACTGTGAATTTCTCAAAGCCACGTCAATTAGTGTACAATTACGATATCATCTGCATTACCGAAACCTGGCTACAGCCCGCTATACATGACGGTGAAGTACTGGACCCCACTTACAACATCTATCGCAGAGATCGTAACCAGGCAACGAGTGGTTGTCAGCGTGGAGGAGGTGTGCTCATAGCTACAAAACGGCACATTCAAGTAGAATCGATTCAAATCAAGGAGAACAATATTGAGGaactctttattaaaattaagattaaCAATGACAATCTTATTTTAGGCTGTGTCTATATACCGCCACATACCACGTACGAAGCCTATCACACGCACTTATCTGCTATCTCTTTTCTTTCCGATAGCTTCCAGAATGCCAGTCTATTGGTCCTTGGTGACTTCAACATGGCAAGTAGCTCACCCAGAAATGAATGCACGAGATTGTTATACGACAGCTATTCTACATCCGGATGCAAGCAATGCAATCGTGTATTCAATGAGCAGGGAAACTTACTTGACCTTTGCTTCAGCAACACCGGCACAATCCCGTATGGAACTGTTGCTCTGGTTCCTGAGGACAAGTATCACCCGGCCCTAGCCTTTCAGCTCAACTTCCAGCCTAGCTTAACACCGGTCGGTATCCCTAACTATGCTTTCAAGAAGGCGGACTATGCCAGCTTGAATGTCTTTTTTATGAGAACCAATTGGACAGATTTATACCAGCAAAAATCGGTTGATGAAAAACTGCGTTGGCTCTACAACATTATTCAGGAAGGTGTTACCCAATTCGTGCCGGTTTACTTCAGCAAACCCAGTAGATTTCCACCTTGGTTTTCTAGGGAATTAACTGAGAAAATCATCCTGAAAAAAGCAGCGCACACACa GGTAGAAGGGTCACTGAAAGATGATACCAAAGCGTTCTGGAATTATATCAAGGATAAGAAGCGAGGAAACAGTGACATTCCAGCATCCATGGTCTGGGATAATCAATCAGCATCAAGTGGCGTAGAGATCAGTAATTTATTTGCACAGTTCTTTAAAAGCATATATGCACCGGTGTCTGACGATAGCGTAACCCTAGCACACTCACACCCTTACACGCAATCGGTAAACTTAAATGACTTTGAGGTTACCTTTGATAATGTCTTCAAGCAACTGAACTCCGTAGATCCTAGTAAAGGTGCGGGACTTGATGGCCTACCGAATGCCTTTCTTAAGAACTGCGCCAATGGCCTCTGTGAAACGCTGACACACATTTTCCAATCGTCTCTGCAGTGTGGTGTTTTTCCTACAGACTGGAAACTCTCGTACATCAGCCCCATTCATAAAGAAGGTCCAAAGAAAACAGTCACGAATTATCGGCCAATCTGCATTCAGTCGGCCTtggctaaactttttgaaaagctgATCCTACCGAAACTCTCTGCTGCTTTTGATCCAATCATTACCACAAGACAGCATAGTTTTATTAGTAGCGTTCAACGTCAACTAACCTTTTCGCCTACACCAACTATCTACTGA
- the LOC128861741 gene encoding uncharacterized protein LOC128861741 isoform X1 produces MLSMVQLVSFSLPVVLLTSTWPNISLPNDCVHCPAFFDWSALAADCSTKSFISRYDFRSPIKMTSTETRCGLTCSTRPSSRVLKPPGGGHSNIFSEPEIAVNAPRPKYNQQNSSNMNACMNSTDPNQKVEKLREEITHNKQAQPEADIQTVNTGAATTPTGGQANNQSGTNEQPSRTRVPPGGFSSGGFW; encoded by the exons ATGTTGTCTATGGTTCAGTTAGTAAGTTTCAGTCTGCCAGTCGTGCTGCTCACTTCAACTTGGCCTAATATTtcg CTTCCAAACGACTGTGTTCATTGTCCAGCATTCTTCGATTGGTCTGCATTAGCTGCTGATTGCTCAACAAAATCATTCATCAGTCGTTACGATTTCCGTTCGCCAATAAAAATGACTTCCACCGAAACACGTTGTGGCCTCACTTGCAGCACCCGTCCATCCAGCCGTGTTCTAAAGCCGCCAGGCGGTGGTCATTCCAATATCTTTTCTGAGCCTGAGATTGCTGTTAATGCGCCACGTCCCAAATACAATCAACAAAATTCTTCCAACATGAATGCATGCATGAACTCCACAGATCCGAATCAAAAGGTTGAGAAACTGCGTGAGGAGATCACGCACAACAAGCAAGCCCAGCCTGAGGCTGACATCCAGACAGTCAATACGGGTGCCGCCACGACACCTACCGGTGGTCAGGCTAATAACCAGTCTGGCACCAATGAGCAGCCGTCGCGTACGCGTGTGCCCCCAGGTGGTTTCTCTTCGGGTGGATTCTGGTAA
- the LOC128861741 gene encoding uncharacterized protein LOC128861741 isoform X2: MTSTETRCGLTCSTRPSSRVLKPPGGGHSNIFSEPEIAVNAPRPKYNQQNSSNMNACMNSTDPNQKVEKLREEITHNKQAQPEADIQTVNTGAATTPTGGQANNQSGTNEQPSRTRVPPGGFSSGGFW; the protein is encoded by the coding sequence ATGACTTCCACCGAAACACGTTGTGGCCTCACTTGCAGCACCCGTCCATCCAGCCGTGTTCTAAAGCCGCCAGGCGGTGGTCATTCCAATATCTTTTCTGAGCCTGAGATTGCTGTTAATGCGCCACGTCCCAAATACAATCAACAAAATTCTTCCAACATGAATGCATGCATGAACTCCACAGATCCGAATCAAAAGGTTGAGAAACTGCGTGAGGAGATCACGCACAACAAGCAAGCCCAGCCTGAGGCTGACATCCAGACAGTCAATACGGGTGCCGCCACGACACCTACCGGTGGTCAGGCTAATAACCAGTCTGGCACCAATGAGCAGCCGTCGCGTACGCGTGTGCCCCCAGGTGGTTTCTCTTCGGGTGGATTCTGGTAA
- the LOC128861777 gene encoding uncharacterized protein LOC128861777, with amino-acid sequence MNGHHSTAENIPLEEVIQMGIEVKDESMISEAPSPLRTPLAENFTLRSGNSHISDRRTPRASLKRKRMEEDGDARKKFLEIAEKQADALKMLAQSSVENVEVAKQQADALKILAESSSASAQANKMMAEAIAVLGNGLSATAETFNNLTPIISQILKGHTRSF; translated from the exons ATGAATGGGCACCATTCAACAGCTGAAAATATTCCACTAGAGGAG GTAATCCAAATGGGTATCGAAGTGAAAGATGAAAGCATGATTTCGGAAGCCCCGTCGCCTTTACGGACGCCACTTGCAGAAAATTTCACGCTGAGGTCAGGTAATTCGCACATCTCAGACAGGAGAACACCACGGGCGAGCTTGAAAAGAAAGCGCATGGAAGAAGACGGTGATGCTcggaagaaatttttggaaatagcaGAAAAACAGGCAGATGCACTAAAG atgCTAGCCCAGTCGAGTGTAGAAAACGTAGAAGTCGCGAAACAACAAGCAGATGCTTTaaag atcTTAGCCGAAAGCAGCTCTGCAAGTGCCCAGGCGAATAAAATGATGGCGGAGGCAATAGCCGTATTGGGGAATGGTTTAAGCGCTACCGCGGAAACATTCAACAATCTAACGCCAATCATAAGCCAaatactcaaaggacatactcgcagtttttaa